From a single Fulvivirga ulvae genomic region:
- a CDS encoding LacI family DNA-binding transcriptional regulator, producing the protein MSVTIKDIALALGISPSTVSRALNGHPDISEETRKSVKDVAKKMNYHVNQMASSLRTKKSFSIGVVVPKIASHFFSSALSGIQEVAVSNNYQVLICQTNESPTLEKKYISSLLSAKVDGLLISLAKGSKNIKHIQRVIEHNVPLVLFDRTSDSFNVHKIEAEDFKGAHRAVTHLIDSGCKRIVHLSGPDTLAASLNRMRGYKEALKNKGMEVDDELIVPCDFDPETGRKALKRLLDKYPDIDGIFTVNDELGVESILTLKSMGIKVPDQVSVVGFGDFPICRIVDPQLSSVSHHPDRIGFEAAKCLLDQIKNKHKESSSRRVVPSELVVRASSVRN; encoded by the coding sequence ATGAGCGTAACGATCAAAGACATTGCCCTTGCCTTGGGCATTTCCCCATCTACTGTTTCACGAGCTTTAAACGGACATCCCGATATTAGTGAGGAGACACGTAAATCGGTAAAAGATGTGGCAAAAAAGATGAATTACCATGTCAACCAAATGGCAAGCAGTCTGCGAACAAAAAAGTCATTTTCCATCGGCGTGGTGGTACCCAAAATAGCCAGTCACTTCTTTTCATCCGCACTTAGTGGTATTCAGGAAGTCGCCGTATCCAACAATTACCAGGTTTTGATCTGTCAGACCAACGAGTCTCCAACCCTGGAGAAAAAATACATTTCTTCACTTCTGTCAGCTAAAGTAGACGGTTTACTCATTTCCCTGGCCAAGGGTAGCAAGAATATTAAGCACATTCAAAGGGTAATAGAGCATAATGTACCCCTCGTACTCTTTGACCGTACCAGCGACAGTTTCAATGTACATAAAATTGAGGCCGAAGATTTTAAAGGAGCCCACAGGGCTGTTACGCATCTGATAGACTCCGGTTGTAAAAGAATAGTACACCTTTCAGGGCCTGATACGCTTGCTGCCAGCCTTAACCGCATGCGGGGCTATAAGGAAGCCCTTAAAAATAAAGGGATGGAGGTGGATGATGAACTTATCGTACCGTGCGATTTCGATCCTGAAACAGGAAGGAAGGCCCTCAAAAGGCTCCTTGATAAATATCCTGATATTGACGGAATATTTACGGTAAACGATGAATTGGGGGTAGAGTCTATACTCACGCTCAAAAGCATGGGAATAAAGGTGCCAGATCAGGTTTCTGTTGTAGGTTTCGGCGATTTCCCAATTTGCCGTATCGTAGATCCCCAGCTTAGCTCTGTAAGCCATCATCCGGACAGGATTGGTTTTGAAGCAGCAAAATGTCTGCTCGATCAGATCAAAAATAAACATAAGGAAAGCAGTAGCCGACGTGTTGTACCATCGGAGTTGGTGGTAAGGGCATCATCAGTAAGAAATTGA
- the egtD gene encoding L-histidine N(alpha)-methyltransferase yields the protein MDDQLVITQFAQDVLSGLSATPKTLSSKYFYDENGDRIFQEIMNLEEYYLTRCEYEILETHQQQILDLFIGGTSKFNLVEFGAGDGYKTKVLLECFLNAKVDFRYRPIDISGNVLQILETSLEEEFPSLKVEGIQNEYMKALRELENGGTRNVVLFLGSNIGNFRQSQAISFLKGLYEGLNDGDLLFIGFDLKKDPQVILNAYNDKRGVTRDFNFNLLTRINRELKGNFDLSAFRHFPTYDPLTGTTTSYLISTKSQTVEIMDTTITFDAWEPIHMEISQKYGMKDIESLASQVGFDIVRNFYDSRRYFVNSVWRK from the coding sequence ATGGACGACCAACTTGTGATTACCCAGTTTGCTCAAGATGTGCTTAGTGGGCTTAGCGCAACACCGAAGACCTTATCTTCCAAATATTTTTATGATGAAAACGGGGACAGGATATTTCAGGAGATCATGAACCTGGAAGAGTACTACCTGACCCGGTGTGAGTATGAGATCCTGGAAACCCATCAGCAGCAAATCCTGGACCTGTTTATCGGAGGAACTTCTAAATTTAACCTTGTGGAGTTTGGTGCCGGAGATGGCTATAAAACCAAGGTATTGCTGGAGTGCTTTTTAAATGCCAAGGTGGATTTTCGTTATCGTCCCATAGATATATCGGGCAATGTTTTGCAAATACTGGAGACTTCACTGGAAGAAGAGTTCCCCTCATTAAAAGTAGAAGGCATTCAAAACGAGTATATGAAGGCATTGCGGGAACTGGAAAATGGAGGGACCCGAAATGTAGTACTGTTTCTGGGCTCAAACATTGGTAACTTCCGGCAGTCTCAGGCGATCTCTTTTTTGAAGGGACTCTATGAAGGCCTGAATGATGGCGACCTGCTGTTCATAGGCTTTGATCTGAAAAAGGACCCGCAGGTTATTCTCAATGCCTATAATGATAAACGGGGCGTTACCAGGGATTTTAATTTCAATTTGCTGACCAGGATCAACAGGGAGCTGAAGGGCAATTTTGATTTGTCGGCATTCAGGCACTTTCCCACCTATGATCCACTTACCGGCACTACTACCAGCTACCTTATAAGTACAAAGTCACAAACGGTCGAAATTATGGATACCACTATTACATTTGATGCCTGGGAGCCAATACATATGGAAATCTCTCAGAAATATGGCATGAAAGATATCGAAAGCCTGGCCTCGCAGGTAGGGTTCGATATAGTCCGCAATTTTTACGATTCGAGACGCTACTTTGTCAATTCTGTATGGAGGAAGTGA